Below is a genomic region from Candidatus Epulonipiscium sp..
AATACGCCTTTTATGTAATCTTCAAATTCAATATTATTAGTTTTACCAGTCTTTTCATCTAATACCCTGATAATCATTTTGTTTTCATTGATATCATCCATTTTACTTTTTACCATCGGCTGATTTATTTTATTTTCACCCACTATGGATGTAATAAAGGCAGGTATCCCTATTATTGCCAAAAAAACCATCAAAAAAAGCCCTCCAAACTTTTTCAAATTATCCCCCCTGTGAATTTGGCGTCAATTAATTTGAGAATGACATAAAATGAATATCTATTAGAAAATCAAATCCTTTACCACATTTAGAGTAACAAACATTCTTATGTGATATGTCTTTTATATTTATATGTATTAAAAAGTAATCCCATTACAATAAATAACCCACAGAAATTTGTCTTTTCTGTAGGTTATTTTACTTTTTCTATATTTGCACCTAGAGCTTTTAGTTTTTTTCCATCTCGGAATACCCACGTTCTACATGATAGATATCACTGATTTCTGTCGTTTCATCGGCAGCCAAGGCACATAGTATTAAGGATGCTCCAGCCCTCAAATCAGTGGCCTTAACTTGGGTTCCTGTAAGCTTGTTAACCCCGTCTATTATGGCACTTCTACTTTCTATCTTAATCTGTGCACCCATTCTTTTTAATTCTCCAACATGCATGAATCTATTTTCAAAAACTGTTTCTATAACCATGCTTGTTCCCTCGGCTACGCTTAATAAACTCATAAAAGGTGCCTGCATATCTGTCGGAAATCCTGGATAAGGAAGTGTCTTAACGTCTGCGGCCCTTATATCTTTTTCACCACATACCCTTATTCCTTTATCTGTTTCATATATATCTATATTACATTCCTTAAGTTTTGCAATGATGGGTTTTAGATGATCACTTACTATATTTTCGATAAATATGTTTCCTCTTGTAATAGCAGCTGCAATCATAAAAGTTCCTGCTTCAATCCTATCGGGTATGACACAGTGATTTGTTCCCGTAAGTTTATTAACTCCATTTATTTTGATGGAATCCGTGCCTGCACCTCTTATATCTGCTCCCATGGCATTTAAGTAATTTGCAAGATCGACTATCTCAGGTTCTACTGCTGCATTTTCTATTATAGTTGTGCCTTCTGCAAATACTGCCGACATCATAATGTTTTCTGTAGCACCTACACTAGGAAAATCCAGATAAATTTTAGCTCCTGTTAATTTTTTAGCATAAGCTTCAACATATCCATTTTGTTGAGATATCTCTGCACCTAAAGCAGCAAATCCTTTTAGATGGAGATCTACAGGTCTGCTTCCTATAGCACAACCTCCTGGAAGGGGGATTTTAGCTTTTCCTACTCTAGCAAGGAGGGGTCCCATTACCAAAAACGATGCTCTCATTTGACTTACTAAATCGTAGGGAGCCTCATGTTCAATAATATTGTCACTATTAATCTCTATTTCAGACTTCGTTTTACTCCATTTAATATTTGCCCCTAGATATTGGAGCAATTGCTGCATGATAACTACATCTTTTAAGAATGGAACGTCTCCGACTTTACTCTTACCCTCTGCAAGAAGTGAAGCTGCTAATATAGGCAGTACAGAATTTTTGGATCCACTTATTTTAACATTTCCTCTTAGGGATGGACTTTTTTGAATAATAAATTTTGCCAATATGCTCTTTCCTTTCTAGTAGTCTACTATAATCACAGGAGTTGCTAAATAAACATAGGTCTTTTTTTCATAATCACTATACCGGAATGCACAATTTATATTAATTTTTTTATCATTGGAAATTAGCCAATCATCTATTAGTTTAGTATAGCCATAAACACTATAAATCTCGTCTGTTTCATATGTTTCTTCTATTTTTGCCCCTAAGTTTTTTAATATATCTAGAGCAATAGTTTGTTTTTTTTCTTTTGTTAGTTTACCATCTTTATTACCTGTAAGAGTAATATTGGTTGTGGGCTTAATATCATTTTCCTCAAATATCTTATCGATACTTTGTTTTAAATAAGGTATACTTTCATATTGACCATATAAAGTAATATCAACTATTATATAGGTATTTGTAGTATTTTCTTTTTCGTATTTAATGGATTCTAGTTTAACTGTGGTCTTTGCGTTCTTAGATGCCTTAGTCATCGTTATTTCTTTAAATATATCACTATCTTTTTCATCTGTTATAGTTGTATCATATATTCCCAAGGAATCAGTTATCGTTTCTGCCATATACTTCATCTCTTCTATACTAGAAAATGACTGGTTCAAAAGTCCCCAACTATTTAAATTGATTTGTATTGTTTCGAATTCTGAATTAAGAAAAGCTGCTATGAAAGTTTCTTCTCCATTTTTATTGTTTCCCATTTGTAAAAAAGCTACACTATAAACAATTACTAAAATAGATAAAAAAATGATAGCCTTTTTTTTCATTTTCATTCCTCCCACCCTATGATTTATTTAAAGTATGAACAGGTAGGAAAAATTTATTCATTTTTGAAAAGATTTACTAAAATAAAGTAAATTAAATGGGCGCAATAAATGCGCCCTAATTATATTTACTCAATTCAAGTCTTACTAATGCTCTTTTTAAAGCACTTTCCGCCCTTGCTATGTTAATATTGGAAGTTTTAGAAGCTAACCTTTCTTCGGCTCTATGTTTTGAGGCTTCTGCCCTTGACTTATCTATTTCTTGGGGCCACTCTGCTGCATCGGCAAGAATTGTAATTCTATCCGGTTGAATCTCTGCAAAGCCTCCTATTAGAGATGCTTTCTTTTCTTTTTCTTCTTGTTTAATTCTAATTGTTCCAATAGAAACAATAGTGGTTAAGGGGGTGTGGTTAGGCAATACCCCTATATCTCCCTGAATCGTCCTGAAAATTGCCATATCCACTTCATCATCAAAAAATCTTTTATCCGGTGTTATAATTTGGAGCTTAATTTTTTTTGCCATTTATTCACCACCCTACGACTTGCGGCATTAAATAAGTTGTAAAACAGTTGCAATGTTGGGGTAAGATCCTTCGCTGCACCCAGGATGACCATAGGAATATAATTATAAGGTTTTAGCTTTTTCTACGGCATCATCAATGGTTCCAACCATGTGGAATGAACTTTCTGGAAGTTCATCATATCTTCCATCTAATATTTCCCTAAATCCTCTTATGGTTTCCGATAGCGGAACGTACCTTCCTTCCATCCCTGTAAATGTTTCTGCTACAAAGAAGGGTTGGGATAAGAAGCGTTGTATTTTTCTTGCACGGCTTACTATTATTTTGTCTTCTTCGGATAATTCGTCCATTCCGAGCATTGCTATTATGTCTTGTAGTTCTTTATACCTTTGAAGTATTTCTTGTACTCCCCTGGCTACCTCATAATGCTCTCTCCCTACAATAGAAGGGTCGAGTATTCTTGAAGTTGAGTCAAGGGGGTCCACTGCCGGATAAATACCAAGCTCAACTATAGCTCTAGAAAGCACTGTTGTTGCATCTAAGTGAGCAAAGGTCGTTGCCGGTGCCGGGTCTGTTAAGTCATCGGCAGGTACATATACCGCTTGAACCGATGTAATTGAACCTTTTTTTGTTGAAGTAATTCTCTCTTGAAGAGCACCTACTTCCGTTGCCAATGTGGGTTGGTATCCCACAGCACTAGGCATACGTCCTAATAGCGCCGACACTTCGGAACCTGCTTGAATAAAACGGAATATATTATCTATAAATAAAAGTACATCCTGACCACTTTTATCTCTAAAGTACTCTGCCATGGTAAGTCCTGTAAGTCCTACCCTCATCCTTGCCCCTGGGGGCTCATTCATCTGTCCAAATACCATGGTGGTCTTA
It encodes:
- the murA gene encoding UDP-N-acetylglucosamine 1-carboxyvinyltransferase; this translates as MLAKFIIQKSPSLRGNVKISGSKNSVLPILAASLLAEGKSKVGDVPFLKDVVIMQQLLQYLGANIKWSKTKSEIEINSDNIIEHEAPYDLVSQMRASFLVMGPLLARVGKAKIPLPGGCAIGSRPVDLHLKGFAALGAEISQQNGYVEAYAKKLTGAKIYLDFPSVGATENIMMSAVFAEGTTIIENAAVEPEIVDLANYLNAMGADIRGAGTDSIKINGVNKLTGTNHCVIPDRIEAGTFMIAAAITRGNIFIENIVSDHLKPIIAKLKECNIDIYETDKGIRVCGEKDIRAADVKTLPYPGFPTDMQAPFMSLLSVAEGTSMVIETVFENRFMHVGELKRMGAQIKIESRSAIIDGVNKLTGTQVKATDLRAGASLILCALAADETTEISDIYHVERGYSEMEKN
- a CDS encoding F0F1 ATP synthase subunit epsilon, producing the protein MAKKIKLQIITPDKRFFDDEVDMAIFRTIQGDIGVLPNHTPLTTIVSIGTIRIKQEEKEKKASLIGGFAEIQPDRITILADAAEWPQEIDKSRAEASKHRAEERLASKTSNINIARAESALKRALVRLELSKYN
- the atpD gene encoding F0F1 ATP synthase subunit beta: MADANIGKIVQIIGPVLDIKFSPEHLPALNNAITIKRQDGEKITVEVAQHLGDDIVRCVSMASTDGLMRGIEALDTGRPIQVPVGKKTLGRMFNVVGEAIDNKPAPETEELWSIHRSAPDFEEQSTEIEILETGIKVVDLLCPYSKGGKIGLFGGAGVGKTVLIQELIRNIATEHGGFSVFTGVGERTREGNDLYYEMKDSGVLDKTTMVFGQMNEPPGARMRVGLTGLTMAEYFRDKSGQDVLLFIDNIFRFIQAGSEVSALLGRMPSAVGYQPTLATEVGALQERITSTKKGSITSVQAVYVPADDLTDPAPATTFAHLDATTVLSRAIVELGIYPAVDPLDSTSRILDPSIVGREHYEVARGVQEILQRYKELQDIIAMLGMDELSEEDKIIVSRARKIQRFLSQPFFVAETFTGMEGRYVPLSETIRGFREILDGRYDELPESSFHMVGTIDDAVEKAKTL